CGTGAATGATCATCAGCTGGCCGCTCCGGCTCCGGAGGACTCGGCGGTGGCGGGGAGCGAGAAGATGGGGAGGGGCCGGATCGAGATCAAGCGCATCGAGAACACCACCAACCGGCAGGTCACCTTCTGCAAGCGCCGCAACGGCCTCCTGAAGAAGGCGTACGAGCTCTCGGTGCTCTGCGACGCCGAAGTGGCCCTCATCGTCTTCTCCAGCCGCGGCCGACTCTACGAGTACTCCAACAACAGGTACGGCCACGGCCAACTGTCATCTCCCCCTCAGCTCTCTCAGGTTACAAGTTAGTACATACACAAGTATGGATGGATGTATGCATACATGGCATATATTCATAGCACCAAGAAAGGCATGCATATGCATAGCATAGCACGCACATACCTCAGATCCTACTACTACTGCCGTGTTTGTGTCTTCTTTTATTATTTCTCTTCTCAGTTTCTTGTCCAAATTGGAGCAAGTTTGCTCCTAGCTTTCTTGGGGCAAAGAGTTGGGAAGGTCAAATGGGAGCTGCATCTTTTGTTACTCCCTTCCGTTATTAACTGTCTTGTTTATTCCGGTGTTGCTGAGGGTGAGGGGGAAAGAAATTGCAGCAGTTTCTTTCTTTTGTGACTGAGGCAAGCATATTGCAGCTTGCTGTGGTGGTTCTTTGCTGCTTTCCTTTGTGCTCCTGTGAGGTGAGCTAGATGTGTAGATAGATCTAGGACAGTGCTTGCTCTGTGTGGTATGTATGTGCGTGTGTACATGCCCTGAGCCTTTCTCTTTCTTGTGACTGTGCGAGTTAGGGAGAACATGGTGGTCCTGCCCTTTCCTTGCTCCATTTATCATGTTCCTTTCTCCACTCACTGCTTCTGCCTCTGTGGGTGTGTGTGTTTGTGGGAGGGGAAGGGAGGTCTGCTTTGGTAGTCGTAGTAGATCTCTCACACCTCATGATCACAAAGATCACAGGGCATCCATCCATCCTCGGGCTCCCTGCTTCTTCCTCTTTCCctttggtacctttgcttatgTGTGGAGAGAAGCAGATCTAGGTATGAGTTTTTTTGGGGTCCTTTTCTTTACTGGTTAGTGTAGTACATGTATGATGTTATCATGTACTCGTATGTGTCATTGTTAGTGTATGTGTGTTTGATGAGGTAATAAGGTAGCAGGGAGAGATGAAGGAACTGGTAAAACACTTCTTCCTCTCTTTCCAGATCCCAACTAATGAGTTGCTAGGGTTAGGGCTTCGTACCATGTGGctctttctctccctctctcatgAGAGCACTTGATTCCTGACACCACCACTGCTCATTTGTTTCGGGGGGACACCACCACTGTACTTTCAAGAGGAAATAGCAGTGAGGAACGAATAAAGAAACAGCCACGAAGAGGAAATTTTGCAGGAAAGTAGAAGGGTATATATGTGTGAGTTTTGATATTGCTGAAAGGAGTCTTACACAAGAGAAAGACTACTCTAGAATCCATAGATAGCTTTCCTTGTGTATGGCTCAAAACAGAAAATGTAATATCTTTGCAATTACCTAATGTCCACACATGCATATCTTAAATAAATTTACCAAATTTAAGCATCTTTTGCAGTTGTATACTTACGTACATGCTAAAATAATTATGATTATATGTGCAAATATATGTTTTCTTGTATTTTCAAAAAACGGTTTGTTGCATTTGCTAAGAACAAATACACTAAATTTCTATTTCAATAATCAGCCCAATGCTAGAAACGTGCCCAATgctaatgcatgcatgcattctcACTATTATTGAGCAGCAATGAAAACCAAATCGTTTTAGCTGACTTTGTAGTACTATATATAGCAAGAGATATTATCAAAAAAAATAGCAAGAGATAAAATAAAGATTGAAAGAAATCacgaattaattagtttaatgcAGTTTCATTTTATGTGGAAGAAAAATGTTAAATGGCCAGTATGGTTGGTATGTTGTAGATGACGTGCAGATTTTTATTTAAAATAGGAAAATTGTTGTCATGTTCAGAAATTCAAAAATGAATTGAATATTTTCATGAATAATAAAGTTAATACATAAGTAAAGAAAATCTAGCAGCAGCCATTTCTCTCTTTACATCCACAAAAATCAGTAAGTCCATATAGAGGAGTTGTTATATTGTTTTTTCTGAACATGGTAATAAGAGACCCTCCTACCGTTGAGTGACACGTGGCCATGCATGCACTGGCGCAGCGGCTGAGAAATAAACACTCAAAAACAAAGTCTGGCCTTTTTTGGTAGAAAGAAAAACGCTGGATTTGTTCTGTTGCTCGTGTGTGTACCTGGTGCTTGGGTGCCAGCCAATGGCATACTAGGCAACAGTAGCACGCACAGTACGTCTGCTGCGCTGGGCATGCGGTGTGTATTGGGAGTGAGGAAAGCTGGTGACCTGGTCAGAATGGTTAATAAGGACCTGGGGGGAGTGGGTAAAAGCTTGCGTTGTGTTGCTGCCCCAGTTTGCCCGTTGGGTAAAACGAGCCAACCTGTTGTGTTCCTGCCCAATCAATCATGTGAAATCCTGTGCCCAAGCACACCTGTCACTGTGCGGATGGCCGCCCAATAGCGTCCTCGACGATGCTAAGGTTCCATCTCTTTGGTGAGTGGAACATATGAAATGCATTTGACCAGGGCTGACTGTCCCTTGTGAATGTGATGTGACATTTATTTGACTTGCTTAATGATGTTATGTTGGGAAGTAGGGTTAAGATAATAATACTAATATGCTTGATATGGCTGTCAGTCTTGTTGTACGCAGAAATTGGCATTTTTGTTGTGTTTGCATGGAAAAGAGTATAGAAATGTGGTGATAAGACGTTAGCTACCGTCAAATCTTCAGTACCATGAGGCCAAAGATCTCtcaaaatatcttatggaaaccTTATGGGATATCGATCTCTGGTATCCACTCATGCATTACTTCCTAGTTAGGATACTGCATCTGTCTATTCTGTTTTAAAATAAGCTAGTAAAATGGTTTTTCCTGGTTTACTAAAACTGGAATTGGATTTTTGTGTTAATTACTAACCATGAGGTGGAATTGTGCATTTTCCTGGTTTATTAGTGGAATATTGTAAGCTTGTTCTTTACATAGGCAGGCATCTGCTTGTAACGTAAGGATACCATATGGTATGGAAAACATTCTTATTAATTAACCAAAGTGCTGAGAAGCTGACTGAAGTAGGGTCGTTGTTTGTCTGAATATTCACCATAACTTAATACAATATCTTTTTTTATTACCATAAATATTCAGGTCATATCTTTTTGAGAAAATGAGCAGAAAGAATATGTTCAAGAAGCTTAATTAGGCGCACATTTCATTTTCTTCTTAAGTACTCTCCGAAAGTACATACTTGTACGCATCAGATTTATAGGTTTGGTCCTGATTTATTCTCTATGTAGAAGCACTAATAAAATGCGTACACGCCCAAAAAAACGCGTACACAAAATTAGTATGTGACCTTTTCCTTCTGAGAGTCAAAACAATTGGTAGTTAATTAACATACACGCACATTTGCATATATCTTCTGAAAAAAGGGTGAGGAAGAGAAAACATGGTTTTCATTTTAGATCAGGCAGCATTAAAGAGtgtcatcaaataaagtcattcATGCTGAAATGTTCCGTAAAACGAGAAATAAGCTATACCTTATAAGCGTGCCAAATTTTGACATCCTAAGATTTTTTTTCTTAATAATGTAGATCAGCTTCTTGTTTGATTTATGTTTATGATAATATATCAGCACTGATTTTTTGTAACCATTTTACTTTGCTTTTTCTTTCGGAAAGGGGGCTAACGTTTACACAGGGCCTGTGACGAACTGACAATGCACCAATGTCTGTGCTCTCTTTAGTTTTCTTTAAGGGGACCTTGGGGTTCACAAGGATATAATTTGATTTACATATAAGAATCAAATGACTGCATTTACAATGTTTAAATTATATTCATTTATGAATTATATTCATATACGGGAAAGAAGAACTTGTCAGTGTGTAATTAATTACTCAGTGATGATTTTAATATAATTAACCCATAGTAAAATATATGGGTTAACCATGCTGCGGGACATCATATCACATTATACAATAGGATGTGGATATCCCCAACCCACCCATCTAAAACACTAAGAATGTGCTGTACGGGAAAGCAAGCATAAAATGTATGGATGCATGACAGAACACACATCACCTACTGTTATAGCATAAGCTTGTAACTTCGTATGGGCGATGACAGGAAAAAGCTCATTGGAAAGGGGAACTACTGTCGCAGCTAGACAGGGGTAGCCCTTGCAGCATGGAGAGTTCATTGGCCGGAGAGACTTGTGACAGTACAAGCTTCGGACCAATGTGCCACAGTATGATCTGTAGAGCATAATACAATTCTACTGTAGCATTGGTGTTGTGCCCCGTTCATTTCGAACAATCTTGGGAAATTTGTTTGACTACATAGCTAGTACTACTTCAGGAAGAGGTTCTTCGTTCGTATTATCATTCAGGCCAACTTTTAGTCTTTACACCCATGACAGTCATTAGATGTAAATTGCATACATAATCAACAAAAAAAAATTCGCCGTCTCATGCGACTTGTTCTGGTGATGGTTGTATATAACTGTAGATTATTACTATGGCTGTATTGTTATAAGGAAACAGGTGATACTATAGTTATACCTCGCATACATGTGATTATGCTGCTGCTTAATTTCTATAATTTGCTTCAGAGTGTGCATAAATGTGTGCTAATTAGAGATTGGACGGTTACTTGCAGTGTGAAAGCCACCATTGAGAGGTACAAAAAGGCCAACAGTGATACATCCAACTCTGGCACGGTTGCAGAAGTCAATGCCCAGGTAACATCAAGTCATTCTTTCACTCAACAGCAATTGCTTGAATTGACACCCAAGATGTGATCTGTAAAGTCAACATCACAAGTGTGTGGTCTTTTCAATGCATGTACTCACATTCCATGTTACTGTTCATCAAAGGCACACATGATTTTGTGTGAGCAAAATCTTGTGGCAAGATATCCTGGGCAGACTAGCTAGAGAGTTATGGGCATTGCACACCAGCGGTTATTGCAGTGAAGCAGCCTGAACTCCAGCATCCTCTGTTTGGTTCAATGGATCATTCATCATATTGTCCATTGGATTGTCATAATTTGATGCCAGAAATGCACATGCAATGGATAGGTATTAAACAAAACGAAGATAATTTGTTAAATAATAACAGAAAAGAGACATTCTGAAGTGCATGAAGCTCTATCTGTCTCTGTTTGCAGTTCTTAACTAGGATCAATTAATAACAAAGTTTCCTGAATCCGCGCATGAAATATTGATAAACATAACTTTAGTTAAATGAAGAAGTAACCGAACTATCATCTGATTTCATCCATTTAGGTAGGACTGCTGATTAGCGCTCATTCCCTCTTTAGCTTAATTAGTCTGCAATGGCGATTCTCTGCATATATAGCTGCTGACTGAAGGGACTAATTAGTTCTTGATTTGCAAAACTTGTCAATTTAATTTTAGACATGAAAATCCTGAGAATCCACATTTCACATGATTATATTTTTGCCGGGTAAGGTATATGTCAGCATAAAAATTTAAAATAGGAAATATGAAATGTGCAAATGAAAGATAGCTAGCCCCTGCATGCAACTGACCATTATAATTCCAGTAACGACGTAAATTTGTTTTCATCTAGCTTCTTAATTTGCATATGGATATATACTAGTTATTTCTATTAGTAATAAGATAGCTGGTTACTGACGAATGCTCTCCCCTCATATTGCAAACTTGCAGTACTACCAGCAGGAGTCCTCCAAGCTGCGCCAGCAGATCAGTAGCTTGCAAAACTCAAACAGGTGAACATCTGCCAATCGTATGTTGTGTATATACATGACTTTGCCGAGAAGTTAAATATGTGTGTTCCCAGTCTAACTTGTCTCAAATATCCAGTAGGTCACTGGTGAGGGATTCTGTCAGCACCATGACCCTGAGGGATCTTAAGCAGCTAGAAGGCAGGCTGGAGAAAGGCATAGCCAAGATAAGAGCTAGAAAGGTATGATGCAGCTACGGTGTATGAATCTATGTTGAATGTGTTTAACTTCAACATCATACTTTATCAAaaactttttttttgcggggataCTTTATCAAAAACTTTAAACATTCATACTTACTGAATGATTTTTATTCATGAATTTAACTACTTTAGATAATGGACTACGTACTGCTCATATATTTCTTCCTTGGATTAGTTGCTCATCTAATGAACAATGCCTTGATGCAGAATGAGCTGATGTATGCTGAAGTTGAGTATATGCAGAAGAGGGTAAATACAACATATGAATTCCTCTACTGACAGTATTTCTCTTTATGTTTTCAACAACAAATGACATACAGcaacattttctgaaattgtAGGAAATGGAGCTACATAACGATAACATTTACCTGAGGAGCAAGGTAAATCAGAAATAGCTAGCTTGCTCATCTACCTGAAGAAaagactatatatatatatatatatatatatatatatatatatatatatatatatatatatatatatatatataattgccaACATGTAATATTTCTGAGGTGTGAATCTGTGATTTGATGCAGGTGTCTGAGAATGAGAGGGGTCAGCAGCCGATGAACATGATGGCGTCGGGGTCGACGAGCAGCGAATACGATCACATGGTCCCGCCGTTTGATTCCAGAAACTTCCTGCAGGCGAACAtcctgcagcagcagcagcagcagcagcattaCTCCCAGCAGCTGCAGCCAACTGCCCTTCAGCTCGGGTAAATAGGCAGCGCTCCCCATTATTTCTCTATATGCACCCTTTTCCGTACTCAATTATCCATAGTGTTAATTCACACTTGCTGTGTTTTCTTCCTCTGCAGCCAGCAGTACTTCAACTAGTTTTGCTCCACACGCTGCAGGCAGTTCACACACGCTAGGTAAACATCGATACCAAAGCACTCCATTATTCATTTATTCTTCTCTTGCACATGGGGTTATataaatgcatctatatattttggttacATGCTGAAAAGTTGTTAATTAGTAGTAATACGTAATTACTTGATAGTAATCTGCGGATCCGTGTTTCTACCTCTTGCAGATAATACTGTCGCCGTGCTGTGTGCCTGCAATGTCGTTGCTCTTCTACGGTGGTATAACAGTAGTAACCGGAATTTGTGGATCAGGTGCATGTGGTACTTGTAATGTACTGTATATCTGTACTTGCTCATGAGCAACTAGGTGCTGCTAGTCGATCACCACACAAAGTGGTCAACTTCGGCGTGCACCATTGCGTTGCCTATCTTCCCCATGTATTAATTATTACCAGCAATTTGATTTGTGTACCAAAACTGAATGGACCAAGGAGTGACGAAGGGCTAACTAAAAATCCGCGCACACAAGTAGGAGTGCTTTTGATGTCGCACGGTACTCGTTAGTATCCTCGGTAGGGTGCAGAGCGTGACCGGATGTTCTAGAGGGGATCACACATAGTTTTTTTTACCGAGGTTTGGTCCCTTGTGGTCGAGGTAATATCCTACTTCTGCTTTGTTTTGATTAATGGTGGAAACACCTCATGTGTGTGGTTATAAGTATGAGGTGGTGATTTCTATCGAGGCAATGTTTATCTAAAGATGGATCCCAAACTACCACTAGCCTCACCTTATAAAGTGAGGAGAGATATCTAGGGTTTACAGTATAAGCTACCCTATCCAGGCAGGTCCATAAGCGCACGCCATCCGGTTAGAAAGCAAACAAAGGCGACCAGGAGACACTAGACAATTGAGCAACCAAATAAAAAAAGACACTATTGCATTGATGCTTTCAGGGTATTTTTTGCCTAACAAAGGCCCTAAAAACCGCTAACTTGACTAAATTAAGCACCAAACTCCTCGCTGTCAGCACCGCTCCCACATGTTGGCCCACCCTTGACATGTGACAACGTCGTCTAGAACAAGGAGAGATATTCGCCACCCGTCATGCCGCGGTGGTGCACATTGGTAGACACATGCACATAACACCAGTTGGCGCCTTCGCGTGAAGTTCCGACAGGCACTCCATGGCGGTCCTTTGTGGCCTGTCAGAGGGCCCCCACTTGGGAAGCTCCGACAGCACTTGTCGTCGGTAGAGGTGTCCATGATGGTGCGATCGATGTGCATGGAGACGCACACAACCCAGTTGACATCGACTATCATTGGATCTGCCTCCACCATTTCCTCAATTAAAATTTTGGACGCGTGCTCCGCCTCCAGCTGCGCCTCTGCTTGGCGGTTCTCCTTTAGGAGTTGGAGGTTATAGTTTTGCTTCGTCAGCAACCGCCGAAGCACAAACACCGGGTGCTCCTCGACTGGTGCCGGCACTTGATGCGTCTCACCCACCTCCACCAGCATCCTATCGTAACGCTACATGGCCTAAAGCATGCTGGACCTGGACACAGGTGGTTCCACCCGCGCGTGCACGGGCGCAGGGTCCTCTTCCGTCGGCTTGGTCTCCAAGGACACATGATTGACCCAGGTTCAAGCTCTCCCGAGGAGATAAAACCCTAGGTCCTACATGTGCTTTATTGTGTTGGAGTGTATTGAGAGTACAAAGTACCGAGAGATTTCAATGCGTCTATCTACAAGCCTAGCCCTTCGGCTTATATATCATACCAGGGGTCCTAGGGGTACAACGATCTTAGTCGGCTATGAATCCAGCTTCTTGTATTATACGACAAGTCTTCTGGAATCTTCCTGTTATCCATCACGAGCCTCCCAAAGTGGCCCAAGTTGGAACCGACAAGGGGTCCTTAGCCCGACCCACGAGACGGGGAGTCGACATGATGAGAGGCCCCTTAGCCGGACACTGTCAGTAGTCCCTGAACCAGTCTTTAAGCTGGTCGCACCTCGGTTCATTCGGCATGCTAGTCTTCGCCGGTCGATGGCCTTGAAGCTGGTTTAACGAAAATGCCCCCAATCAGTGTCTTCTTGCAGCAGAGCTACAACTGAGGTGGCGTAGACCACCTAGATCTTGAAAATGTTGAAGGATCATGGCAGAACTGCATGTCGAAAATGTTTCCCATGCAGCGAGTCACTTTAGCGGGAAGAATTTTCCCACGCTCCAGCATGAAGGGTATTCGGTATGGTTTTGACAACCCATACCAGTCTTATCCATGGGCCCACCTGGCCACATGGCGCCTTGACCTGACCGTCAACGTCATGTGCGTGCGTGGGTTGGGGCACCAAGGTCATATCCCATCGAGAGGGGTCATGCGCCTCGATCTTCGCATGGTGATTATCGATAACCCCTTGATTTTTGTGCGTAACTAACGCTTAAATGTGGGAACGGGAAGGG
The Aegilops tauschii subsp. strangulata cultivar AL8/78 chromosome 3, Aet v6.0, whole genome shotgun sequence genome window above contains:
- the LOC109738555 gene encoding MADS-box transcription factor 3 isoform X3, whose amino-acid sequence is MMSMMADLSCGASGVTVNDHQLAAPAPEDSAVAGSEKMGRGRIEIKRIENTTNRQVTFCKRRNGLLKKAYELSVLCDAEVALIVFSSRGRLYEYSNNSVKATIERYKKANSDTSNSGTVAEVNAQYYQQESSKLRQQISSLQNSNSRSLVRDSVSTMTLRDLKQLEGRLEKGIAKIRARKNELMYAEVEYMQKREMELHNDNIYLRSKVSENERGQQPMNMMASGSTSSEYDHMVPPFDSRNFLQANILQQQQQQQHYSQQLQPTALQLG
- the LOC109738555 gene encoding MADS-box transcription factor 3 isoform X2; this translates as MMSMMADLSCGASGVTVNDHQLAAPAPEDSAVAGSEKMGRGRIEIKRIENTTNRQVTFCKRRNGLLKKAYELSVLCDAEVALIVFSSRGRLYEYSNNSVKATIERYKKANSDTSNSGTVAEVNAQYYQQESSKLRQQISSLQNSNRSLVRDSVSTMTLRDLKQLEGRLEKGIAKIRARKNELMYAEVEYMQKREMELHNDNIYLRSKVSENERGQQPMNMMASGSTSSEYDHMVPPFDSRNFLQANILQQQQQQQHYSQQLQPTALQLGQQYFN
- the LOC109738555 gene encoding MADS-box transcription factor 3 isoform X1, with product MMSMMADLSCGASGVTVNDHQLAAPAPEDSAVAGSEKMGRGRIEIKRIENTTNRQVTFCKRRNGLLKKAYELSVLCDAEVALIVFSSRGRLYEYSNNSVKATIERYKKANSDTSNSGTVAEVNAQYYQQESSKLRQQISSLQNSNSRSLVRDSVSTMTLRDLKQLEGRLEKGIAKIRARKNELMYAEVEYMQKREMELHNDNIYLRSKVSENERGQQPMNMMASGSTSSEYDHMVPPFDSRNFLQANILQQQQQQQHYSQQLQPTALQLGQQYFN